In one window of Henckelia pumila isolate YLH828 chromosome 1, ASM3356847v2, whole genome shotgun sequence DNA:
- the LOC140863550 gene encoding uncharacterized protein, giving the protein MGKNWVEEIAGVLWAYRTTPKTATGETPFGLVYGSKAVLPVEIGQSSPRIQAYQGEGTGSRAQELDLIEEKRGRAAVRMEAYRGRVMKAFNKGVKPREFQIGDLVLKKVNPARDVKKLEAKWEGPYKITRKVGRGAWYLEDSQGKTLKRPWNTLHLKLYYS; this is encoded by the coding sequence ATGGGTAAAAATTGGGTGGAGGAAATTGCGGGGGTGTTGTGGGCTTATCGTACCACGCCAAAAACAGCTACTGGAGAAACACCTTTCGGTTTGGTGTATGGGTCCAAAGCAGTGTTACCAGTGGAGATTGGGCAATCTTCTCCCCGAATACAAGCTTATCAAGGGGAAGGAACCGGTAGCCGAGCGCAGGAGTTGGACTTGATAGAGGAGAAGCGAGGAAGGGCGGCCGTAAGGATGGAGGCTTACAGGGGAAGAGTGATGAAAGCTTTCAACAAGGGAGTCAAGCCTCGAGAATTCCAGATAGGAGATCTCGTATTAAAAAAGGTTAACCCTGCAAGGGATGTGAAGAAGTTAGAAGCAAAGTGGGAAGGTCCTTACAAGATTACTCGGAAGGTGGGAAGAGGGGCTTGGTACTTGGAAGACAGTCAAGGTAAGACCCTGAAGCGGCCTTGGAACACATTGCATCTCAAGTTGTATTACTCTTGA